The genomic window TGCGCGAGTTCGGCGATGACGCCGATGTAGGATTTGCGCCGCCACTCTCCGTCAGTCACCACGTCCAGTCCGGCGTGTTCCTGCAACGCGACGATGTAACGAATCGCCGCGTCCATTTCCTTCGCGTATTGCTCAGGCGAAAGTGGTGGACGATCGTTGATGAGGTCGAGGACGAATTGTGAGCGCGGCATTGAGCCGACAACAGACGTGGGGAAAAGCAGTTTACTCACGCGTCACCCCGGCCAGAATTGTTGGGCCAGCTCGAAATCCTGTTGCGTGTCCACTTCCATGTAATTACCAGGAGTGTCGGCGTGCGCCATTTTCGCGCCGGCCTCAATCATTTCCTGAAACAAGTGGATGAGGTAAGCCTTTTCAAAAACCGTCGCCTCGCGAAACGGTTTGCCGGCAAACCGCTCGCGGCAGCGTTGATGGTGTTCTTTCAGAATCGCCGCGCCTCGTTTTGAGAATTTCGCCATGCCGGTGTATTCGCCGTAGGCATCGCCCGTTTCGATTTCGCGATGAACGCGCGTGACGCAACCATTGGCAACGGTCACCTTTTCGGCGTCATCCGGCGGATGATTGGTTCGATGCTGGTAACGCTCCAGCCACACTGTGTCTACCGACAACGCGATGTCTGCCGGATTCGCGAGCAAACGTTTCACCACGTCGGCGGTGAACAGAATATCCGAGTAACAGCAAATGAACGGTTCATCCATCAGATCCTCGGCGTGCATGAGCGAGGCGAGAATGTTGTTGTGCTCCCAACCCGTATTGTGGCGAAACGTGAACTGCGGATACTCGGCGCGCACCTTGTCGATCTGGTATCCGCCAATGAAACATAAGTCGGTGATGCGGTTGGCCGCGAAGGCTTCCAATCCCCAGTCAAGCAGGCGTTTGCCCTGAACTTCGGCAAAACACTTGGGTGTGTTGGCCGTGGTGGGCATGAGGCGTCGTCCGCGCCCTGCACCGATGATGATGGCTCTCATGGGTGGTTTTCATTATGGGATTTTTCGCCGCATCACAAATAAAAACGAAGTGTTGCCCGGTGGCTGTTCCGTCGGGATGATTTATCGTTGCAACCGTTGCAATTCCCGCGGCGGACAGTTCGACGCTCGTCCGATCGGGCTGTTAGGAATCGTCGAAGCCGGCTTTGACCTTGCCAGTCCCTGACTGAAGTTTTAGATTGCGATGGTTCATGTGGTCGCTGCTTAAAGAATGTCTGCGGTACGCCAGACAGAACAAGAAATGGTGGCTCGTGCCGCTGGTCGTGGTGCTGCTGGTGGTCGGTGCCGTTCTCATCTTCGCCGCCGGCTCCGGGATAGCTTGGGCGCTCTACCCGTTCATGTGATTCATGTCCGCGCCGCACCATGTCCTCGGCATTTCCGCCTATTACCACGATGCCGCCGCCGCCTTGCTTCGCGAGGGCGCAATCGTCGCCGCCGCGCAGGAAGAACGCTTCACCCGCCGGAAAAACGATCCTGATTTCCCGCGCCAGGCCAGCCAGTTTTGTCTCCGCCATGCCGGCTTGAACCCGGCGCAACTCGACGCCGTGGTTTTTTATGACAAGCCGGTCCTGAAGTTCGCGCGCCTGCTGGAAACCTATCTCGCCGTCGCGCCGGGTGGTTGGCGCACCTTCCCCACCGT from Verrucomicrobiota bacterium includes these protein-coding regions:
- a CDS encoding phosphocholine cytidylyltransferase family protein, whose protein sequence is MRAIIIGAGRGRRLMPTTANTPKCFAEVQGKRLLDWGLEAFAANRITDLCFIGGYQIDKVRAEYPQFTFRHNTGWEHNNILASLMHAEDLMDEPFICCYSDILFTADVVKRLLANPADIALSVDTVWLERYQHRTNHPPDDAEKVTVANGCVTRVHREIETGDAYGEYTGMAKFSKRGAAILKEHHQRCRERFAGKPFREATVFEKAYLIHLFQEMIEAGAKMAHADTPGNYMEVDTQQDFELAQQFWPG